caactaaggtttcaaactaggatttCCAACGAGGGCAAAGGTTTCCAATTGGGCTTTCCAACTCGGGCTGGGGTTTGTCTGTAACCACTGTGAACTTAAATTGCTATTAAAGGCTGCAGTCATCAGAAGTTGTTGCCTTGTTTCACTTCGTACAGTTTTACACATGGCtatgtggcctaatggataaggcgtctgacttcggatcAGAAGATTGAGGGTTCGAGTCCCTTCATAGTCACTTCCTTGTGTCATGCTTTAGAAATCAAACATTgacttcttttttgttgtgcTGACCCAATGTCAGTTTTCAGTGCAACGGAGtgacaaaaaccaaaagaaaaaatgctttctctattgcacactagggccagcgtttccaacttgggtttcaaactaggatttCCAACTGGGGCAAAGGATTCCAATTGGGCTTTCCAACTCGGGCTGGGGTTTGTCTGTAACCACTGTGAACTTAAATTGCTACTAAAGGCTGCAGTCATCAGAAGTCGTTGCCTTGTTTCACTTGGTATAGTCTTTTACATGGCtatgtggcctaatggataaggcgtctgacttcggatcAGAAGATTGAGGGTTCGAGTCCCTTCATAGTCATTTCCTTGTGTCATGCTGTAGAAATCAATCTCTgacttcttttttgttgtgcTGACCCAATGTCAGTTTTCAGTGCAACGaagtgacaaaaaacaaaagtaaaaatgctttcTATATTGCACACTAGGGCCAGCGTTTCCAActtgggtttcaaactaggatttCCAACTGGGGCAAAGGTTTCCAATTGGGCTTTCCAACTCGAGCTGGGGTTTGTCTGTAACCACTGTGAACTTAAATTGTCATTAAAGGCTGCAGTCATCAGAAGTCGTTGCCTTGTTTCACTTGGTATAGTTTTACACATGGCtatgtggcctaatggataaggcgtctgacttcggatcAGAAGATTGAGGGTTAGAGTCCCTTCACAGTCACTTCCTTGTGTCATGCTTTAGAAATCAAACTCTGActtcttctttgttttcaaagtttTCAGTGCAACGAAGTGACAAAAACCAAAAGAGATAATGCTTTCTCCATTGCACACTAGGGCCAGCgtttccaactaaggtttcaaacaAGGATTTCCAACTAGGGCAAAGGTTTCCAATTGGGCTTTCCAACTCGGGCTGGGGTTTCCAACTAGAGACAACATTGGACAGCTGTCACTTGTTGGGAACCTTTGAATGTTTAGTCTTATCAATTAATGTGTTTCTGAGGCCAGATTTAAAACGTGGCTGCTGGTTTTACCGAACCTAACCCATTAAAAGAAAAGCCTGAAAGAATGAAACAATTCATCACATGGaagcccggttagctcagtcggtagagcatgagactcttaatctcagggtcgtgggttcgagccccacattgggcgCCCTTCACTTGTTGGGAACCTTTGAATGTTTGGTCTTGTCAATGAACGTTTCTCAGAGGCCACACTTAAAATGTTGCTTCCACTTTCATTGCCCAAACCCataaaaaaaaccctgaaagAATGAAACCATTCCAAGGTCGAGAAGccttgcatcaaattcgtgtgtcattactagaaatgcaaattgtcttcacttttaatatcttttttttaaaatatttcaccagtttttactcgtctgatttgaaaataagttatttgtcagtttgttttgtagctttgactgtatataatggggtgctcatacatttatttgggatgAGTCTTAATGGCCcttcgaaagaagctatgactacaatgcctAAATAAATGtgtgccccgtgtgagggtcgaactcacgaccttcagtttactagactgacgcgctaccgcctgcgCCAACGGGGCTATGAATAGTCGGTTTTACAAAgatattttactgtaaaattgattCTACCTTGCCGTTTTAATTAGACTCAACTTCACGGACAGAAAATTTTATTCTATTCTGAGCAACCTGCtatcttctgaaattgacaatgattttactgtGGACTATGGAAAACAGTGAGGGTCGAGCTCACAACCTTCAGATTTTGAGACTGATGCATGACCCCTTGCACTAACAAGGCTATATGTCAGTTGCATTGTAATTCTCTTACTGTAAATGGATTAATCCACAGTCTATTCTTGTCTGTAACCACTGTGAATTTAAATTGCCACTTAAGGCTGCAGTCATCAGGAGTCGTTGCCTTGTTTCACTTCGCACTGTTTTACACATGGCtatgtggcctaatggataaggcgtctgacttcggatcAGAAGATTGAGGGTTCGAGTCCCTTCATAGTCACATTCTTGTGTCCTGCTTTAGAAATCAAAAGGGTTACCAACTGCAGCTAGGATTTCCAATTAGGACGAGGGTTTCCAACTcgggctagagttagggttagtgcTTCTTTGGACTATATAAAAGTGTGCCCCGTGTGAGAGtcgaactcacgaccttcagattatgagactgacgcgCTAACGAGGCTTTGCGTATTAGGTCTTATAAAGCATTTTTACTGTCAAATTGATTCAATCACCAGCCATTTCCGGCAAACTGAACTTCATAgaaagaaaaagttactttAGTCTGAGCATTctgaaactagggttagggtgtcCAACTAAGATTTCCAACCGGGGCTAGGGTTTCCAACCAGGGCTAGAGTTAGAGCTCATTTGGACTATATAAAAATGCACACTGTGTGAGGGTCAAACTCACCACTTTCATATTATGAGACTGACGCATTACCACCTGCACCAACGAGGTTATACATTTGCTGTCTTACAATTCTTTTTTACTGTAAAACTtattcaaccaccggccatttccatCAGGCTGAACGtcattgaaagaaaaagttaCTTATGTCTGAGCAttctcaaactagggtttccaacttggCTCAGTTtgtccaactaaggtttcaaactgGGGCTAGGGTTTCCAACAAAGGCGAGAATTAAGGTTAGGACTAAATAAAAGTGTGCCCTGTGTGAGGGtcgaactcacgaccttcagattatgagactgacgcgCTACCACCTGCGCTAACAAGGCTATGAATAGTGGGTTTTACAAAgatattttactgtaaaattgattCTACCTCCAGCCATTTTAATTACACTCAACTTCACGGACAGAAAACTTTATTCTATTCTGAGCAACCTGCTATCTTCTGgaattgacaatgattttactgtGGAGTATGGAAAACAGTGAGGGTCGAGCTCACAACCTTCAGATTTTGAGACTGATGCATGACCCCTTGCACTAAAAAGGCTATATGTCAATTGCATTGCAATTCTCCTTTACTGTAAATGGATGAATCCACAGGCTGCCTGTAACCTCTGTGAACTTCACTTGCCACTTAAGCCTGCAGTCATCAGAAGGCTTTGCCCTGTTTCACTTGGTGCAGTCTTGCACATGGCtatgtggcctaatggataaggcgtctgacttcggatcAGAAGATTGAGGGTTCGAGTCCCTTCATAGTCAATTTAATgtgtcatgctttttttttagaaatcaaAAGCTTTACTTTAGTCTGAACCAATTCTTAAATGGAAAGGATTTTGGgttctgatttcttttttgtcgTGCTGACTCCCCCCAATGTCAGTTTTCAGTGcaataaaaaccaaaagaaaaaagttttctCTGTTGCAGATGTGTTGATCATTAAAACAATGTTAAACTGAGGAGCCGTGAAAGCACTGCTTTAACAATTCGGGAATACACGTACGTTTTGTGTGCCAAATCTTCATTACAGCCAATAGCATAATCCCGATCAAAGGTACCAAAAGACAGGCGATGACTATGTGTGTCCGCTGGTTCTTCTCTGCAACACAGTAAGTTTGCATTAGCATTTAAACCGTTAAACACCATCAAGCAGGCGAAAGGCAGCCCCCCACAACCACATGAGTAGCCAACAGGCCTGTTCTAAAACAGCTCACTGGTGATGGCGTATTATTTTCAAGGAATGTTCGAGAAGTAATCGttgttaaaaaaacacacatgatggtggtacttggagatcactgtttatatatatacacacacgcgcacacacacaaacacacacatatattgaGTCTAGGGAGACAAATATAGCGCAAACTGTGGGTAGGTGTCAGGTAATGAGCCACAGAAGAAATCACAGTtaccacagaaagatgacaagCTTCATTTTGAAGCAGAGCTAAACATTGTGTGTGAGGAAGCCTCACGTCCGGTCTGCACACATAACTTACCACACACAACATCAGATTGGGCCGATCCGCTTTGCATGATCACATAACCGCTCTCGCACCTGCAGAGAAGGTTGCGTTTCATGAGATCAGTCCATTTTAAATAACAGATGAACAAAACATAACTGGACTGTACTTTTATATGAACACGTCGAGCTATGAGCTCCACATAACTGGACTGTACTTTTATATGAACACATGTGAAGCTATGAACTAGAGAGGCAGTGGTTGCGGACAGCTTTagaagaagaggaaaaagtGGTGGGACGTGAGTGATGGTGACTGCCACTACCACTAAACTTTTCCTTAAGCAGTAGAAGCTTTTCAAAATAACTGCATTATTTAAACAGTGTAGAAATGCTTGATtgattgttggttttgtttttaccGTGTTTAATAAATTAAAGTAACATGGAAAACATCTGAAGTCTATGCTCAGCGTTGTTGCTTATGCTTATTGTAATAAGACATTTTGCTGTGGACATCTTTTAAAGTAAAAGAAAAGTGGATACATATGtttaatgaaacttgaaatgcaCTGACTTGGTCCATATCCAACATTCGCTGTCCCATGAGGTCTGGCTGGAGAATGTGCCATCAGGACATTTATGGCACACCGTGTCATGAGTATGGTTTCCTGCAACAGAAAGGACATTTTTCATGAAATGACAAGGGGAAATTAGTGTGTTGTGTATACTTCAAAATGCCACACCTTTAAATAGCACCCCCCATCCGGGCTCACAACGCCTGTGAGGTACACAGGTGAAACACGCTTTACTGGAACAATGGGATCCAAGTTTACACGTGCAGGTGTTTTTCTGGGTTTTGCTCGTCTGCACCGAAATCTGAAAGTTTTTGtctggaagagaaaaaaaacacaccgaaATTCAGCACCGTTGAACAAATCAGGCTGTGATGGATGGGTGGGGAAGTTGTCTCACTTGGGTCGCAGTACGGCTGACGTTTACACTTTGTGTCCGTCGTGTATGTGTCTTGATACTCGTCCTCGTCACATTGGAGGCACTGAGGAGTTGTGCATGTGCCCAAGTCAGACATGCTAGTGCCTGAAATCATGTTTATGTTATAAAAAAGTGGCCTCAGTCATGTTAAAGATAATTTCAAGGTTTCGGTTATTTGCTTCTTGACTTTCTTGCTGCTGAATGAACATTGTTGATTAGCAGTAGTGCCGTCTTTTACATGTTTTATGTACTATGTAGACATTTTTACTTTACCTGGAGGACACATTTGGCAACACTTTCCATTAAGTCCGTACTGAGTCAAGGGGTCACACAGAGGCTGAGGTGCAATAATTACCTGGAAAACAAAACGCAAGTCTTCATTGTCCCATCATTAAGGAAAGGGTCAGTTGCGTGGAATTACAGGTTGCAAAGAAACAAAGGTTTTGAACTAGTTTATAATAAGCAGAGCAAAAAAGGAACGCCCTgttattgtttttcatttgattgttttatatttgtggCATAGATGTGAATGAACATTAAACATTACTGTAATTAcaacgttttattttttaatgcattaGAGCAAATTCAGACTTCATCAAGTTCCTTTTAGGAGGTCAACAACCGATAAAACAAATGGTTTCACTTTCGTTTTGAcagaccacccccccccccccccccccggccaaCACATGCGGTCAAAACGAAAGTGAAAGCGAAAGTACGTATGTTGTTTTGAAATCGCATTTCAAGAGGTGTTGACGAGTACTCACCACAGCTGCCCACAGAATCGGCATTATTTTTAGAACCATGATAATTGTCAATGTGGAGAATTCTCCGACGGGATGCGTGGCTCGTCTCTTTCTGCCACTCGGAGATCAGTACAACTCGTCGGTAGTCTGACTCCTTTTACCGAGGGGGAGGAGGCAATGGCAAGGGGGTGGAGTCACTTTCCTAGTGTTGTGCATGTTGTGAAACCATGCCTTTAAATCATTTTCCCTCAAAGTCTTTTTCTTTGCCCTTCCCCAAAGAAGGAGCATCCACGTTCGAAGTAGCATGACTCCAGTGTCACCATCATCAAAAGCAAGCTTCAAATTGTATTATGAAAGTTATTTTTAGGAATTTCTGTTGGGATCGATACAATATCTACCATATCCAAAGGTGGGCGATTTTTATGGCCCACGTGCCCGACACAGCCTGTTCAGTTATCAATATGAAAATGGCAGTAATTCCTTGCATTAGTTGATGTCTTCCTtccaaaaaatgcttaaaaatcaATGCATTAACTAATCAAGTGGTTTAGAAAATTGATAGCTGGATATTTTGCATTCTAGCTCATCAGGATTAATTAATTTTAATAGAATTAATTATAGATAACACAATAATTTGTGGACGATTATGATAGtttgtcattcaagtcatccATTACTATTATGTATTACTTTTTAAGCTTTACATGTTCAATGTTCAATTATGACCTAAAACATAGCCTGTGCAGTTCATTAAGTACTACACTACTATTTCCCCCATGAAACTATTTCCCATGAAAGTTTCAAAGGGTAACAATTGGGCCATCTGGTAGATTTGGTGGGTACTCCTGTTGctaacatgcacgcacacagttagaaaaaaaaaagagaacaaatTGTGTTATCTAGGTATGTGACCAAACTGGTTGCTCTTTCTGTCGTGTTTTGATGGTGTGAAAGTGAAAAGCTGTCAGTTGTTATACGTACCTTGCAATGTAGCATTAGTTTCTAGTGTCCCCTTTCTCCCTCTTCCTCATTTTAAACTTCCTTATGAGGGCACATTTCCCACCCGAATGAATAGCCTGAGGTGAAAGCTGCAAGGTGGGGCAAGAGGCAGGGCCTATATAGTCAGGCGGGGCCTGGCATACCTACAAGAAGTGGAACCTGAGGTGAAAGTGGGTGGGGAACTGCCACAGACAGAATATGATAACAACGgttggattttttctttttgaggaGCAGGTCAGTGCAAGAATAGAACAAAACAAGTCCAGTGGAGTTTGGAAGGGTGCTGGATTTGAAGGCTAACTCCAAGAATGCCGAGTTTAGGAGCAAAGAAGAAGGACAATGTGTCCACAATGGAGAGATTTATTGAGGACTTGCCACAGGTAAGAGAACGCCAATCAGTACAAGAGAGATTGTGTTAAAAGCAGATACTCGTCCAAAGTCTAATATGTCGTAACACAGAATGTGGACTCTTATTTACCTTTTGGAAGGATCTGAAACTGTATTACTTCCTTGTAACTTGTGCAAAGACTCTCATGGGCAAGCTTATATCTACAGTAGTGTTTCCTCTTTCAAAGATCTGTGATCTAGCGGTTAGCGTGGCTgcttcacagttctgaggttcatGGTTTGAATCTCGCATCGAGTACTCTCTGCTTGGCGATTGCATGCTATCCTCATGTGTGGATTTTATTCGAAAGACATGCCTGTTAGACATATTAGAAGGTAATACTTGATGAAAATGCCAATGAACGTAGCAACAATATTGAAAGTTTAATTTGGAAACAAACAGAAACTTCGTGATGACAAAAGTCAAAACTTGAAATAAGAGTGTTGCGATGTGCTGTGTTTTCAGCTTAGCAACGAAATGCAGCTGAGCATCATGCATAAAGTGAAAACTGGAGAGTTGTCCATCGACGACGCTCTGGAACTGGCCAGGAAAGACCGGGACCGGTTAACCAAACTGCAGAGTTCCCCTGACGAGGTCAGAACATTTCGATTGAGAGAACATCCGAATCTTACTGTCTTTGTGCCGACCTAAAGTTATGATGCTATCATACTGTGACAACTTTATTGCTCACAGAAAGATGGTGATGTATTTACAATCATTTtagtccatccattcattttcataGGTGAGCATGGGCTCATACTATAAACATCAAGAATTCTCACTCACATTGACACGCTGAGCTGGAATCATTCAACAAAAATCTGTCAACAAATACTCGCTTAGTAGTCTCATTCATACAGTAATTTGCattacaaaacatttttattgccTTAAAATGTGACACACACAGTCATGAGCCAGTGATGATTAATTTGTTCAATTTGCCCAATCAATTTTGTAGTTCATTTGTTCAGACAGGAAACAAGTATAAAATTGACTTAGTTACTAAATGGTAATACTATTTTGTCGTCTATTAATTTGTTCTTTTATGTCTTCAATATTTCTTATGCTGTGGTTTTCAACACAGGAGGAGCTTCCTTCACAGTACAACTTTAGCGTGCACAAGCATGGACGCTACAGATGGAAGAAGCGCGT
This region of Syngnathus typhle isolate RoL2023-S1 ecotype Sweden linkage group LG2, RoL_Styp_1.0, whole genome shotgun sequence genomic DNA includes:
- the cd40 gene encoding tumor necrosis factor receptor superfamily member 5 isoform X2, with the translated sequence MLHCKVIIAPQPLCDPLTQYGLNGKCCQMCPPGTSMSDLGTCTTPQCLQCDEDEYQDTYTTDTKCKRQPYCDPNKNFQISVQTSKTQKNTCTCKLGSHCSSKACFTCVPHRRCEPGWGVLFKGNHTHDTVCHKCPDGTFSSQTSWDSECWIWTKCESGYVIMQSGSAQSDVVCEKNQRTHIVIACLLVPLIGIMLLAVMKIWHTKRRQKDFKGKGCNEACVQHDKEVLLIPNGIHEAPMSPGVQVSLADSSSAGEPEENEDGPGLPVLGDVLLSDKGNFVTQENGKAEVLSRQESQSRTETSGLSI
- the cd40 gene encoding tumor necrosis factor receptor superfamily member 5 isoform X3 — translated: MVLKIMPILWAAVVIIAPQPLCDPLTQYGLNGKCCQMCPPGTSMSDLGTCTTPQCLQCDEDEYQDTYTTDTKCKRQPYCDPNKNFQISVQTSKTQKNTCTCKLGSHCSSKACFTCVPHRRCEPGWGVLFKGNHTHDTVCHKCPDGTFSSQTSWDSECWIWTKCESGYVIMQSGSAQSDVVCGRQKDFKGKGCNEACVQHDKEVLLIPNGIHEAPMSPGVQVSLADSSSAGEPEENEDGPGLPVLGDVLLSDKGNFVTQENGKAEVLSRQESQSRTETSGLSI
- the cd40 gene encoding tumor necrosis factor receptor superfamily member 5 isoform X1; translated protein: MVLKIMPILWAAVVIIAPQPLCDPLTQYGLNGKCCQMCPPGTSMSDLGTCTTPQCLQCDEDEYQDTYTTDTKCKRQPYCDPNKNFQISVQTSKTQKNTCTCKLGSHCSSKACFTCVPHRRCEPGWGVLFKGNHTHDTVCHKCPDGTFSSQTSWDSECWIWTKCESGYVIMQSGSAQSDVVCEKNQRTHIVIACLLVPLIGIMLLAVMKIWHTKRRQKDFKGKGCNEACVQHDKEVLLIPNGIHEAPMSPGVQVSLADSSSAGEPEENEDGPGLPVLGDVLLSDKGNFVTQENGKAEVLSRQESQSRTETSGLSI